The genome window CGCACACGCTGGACGGGCTCCACAGCCGATACGACCGCGACGTTGTCGAACAGGCGATCATCGCCGGAGCGCTCAATCCGGATGTGCATGACGATCCCGAGCGCGCACGCGAAGCTGCCGATTACATCGCACGGCGGATGGATATCCTGGCCGACGAGTTCGAACGTGGCTGGGAAGGCCGGGTGCTGGACACCGGCGATCTGGTGTTCGAGCGCATCGTGCGCGGTGTGAAGGAAGTCGCGACCATCGATGCCGCACTGATCGGCTCCGCCGATGCCCGCAAGCTCGACGCCCGCGCCCCGGCGCTTCAGGAGGTGTTCGGCAAGGCTGCGACGCTGACGCGCAAGGACACCGACACGCCGATCCGCGGGCCACGGGCGCTGCTCGCGGCTGTGTTCGCCCAAGGGCGCAAGGGCATTTCCATGCAGCGCTACAAGGGCCTTGGCGAGATGAATGCCGAGCAGCTTTGGGAAACGACCCTTGATCCCCACGCGCGCTCGCTGTTGCAGGTGAAGGTGCGTGAAGCCGATGCAGCCGACGACATCTTCACCAAGCTGATGGGCGATGATGTCGATCCGCGCCGGGCGTTCATCCAGGACAATGCCTTGTCCGTCGCCAATCTCGACGTGTAGATCAACGGCTACGCAGAAACCTCGTCTGCGCGGCAATCTCCCTTTGACAAAGCCGGTCGCTCCCCCTATACGAAGCGGCCAAGACATTCCTCAAAAACAAGCCGCAAGCAACCTATGCCGACAATCAATCAGTTGGTTCGTCAGAACCGCAAGCCGACCGTCAAGAAGTCCAAGACGCCTTCGCTGGCGGGAAACCCGCAGAAGCGCGCCGTGTGCACCCGCGTGTACACGACCACGCCGCGTAAGCCGAACTCGGCTTTGCGTAAGGTCGCCCGCGTGCGTATGACCAATGGCAACGAAGTCACCGCCTACATCCCGGGCGAGGGCCATAACCTGCAGGAGCACTCGGTCGTGCTCGTGCGCGGTGGTGGACCGAACGACCTTCCGGGCGTGCGTTACCGCGTGATCCGCGGCGTGCTCGACACCCAGGGTGTCAAGGATCGTAAGAAGCGCCGTTCGCTCTACGGTTCCAAGCGTCCGAAGTAAGCAACAGGCGGCGTCCGTCGCCGAAGGAACGTTTGCGAGCAGATTTGACCCCCGGCAGCGCCGGGGGTTTTTGCGTTTGACGACCGTCTTTCACGACGCGACACGACACGACGCTGAAGCAAGTCTACAGATCTCCGTGCTCGAGCGTTTCGAGGGTTCTGCGTGCCGCCGCGCGATAGGCTGCTTGCGTGTCCGGCTTCATGCGGTCCCAGGTGCGATAGGGCTGGGCCAGACGGGGATTCGTGCCGAGAACCTCCCGGTTTCGCAACAGGAAGTCCCAGTAGAGCGGATTGAAGGGGCAAGCGTTCTCACCGGTCTTGTCCTTCACGTCATAGTGGCAGCTGCTGCAATAATCCGACATCTTGTTGATATAGTTTCCGCTTGCCGCATAGGGCTTCGATCCGAGCCGGCCGCCGTCGGCAAACTGGCTCATGCCGAGCGTGTTGGGCAGTTCCACCCATTCATAGGCGTCGGCATAGACGGCGAGATACCATTCGTGGATCTGCTTGGGGTCGACGCCGGACAGGAGCGCGAAGTTTCCGGTGACCATCAGCCGCTGGATGTGATGGGCGTAGGCCTCCTCGCGGGTCTGTTCCACGGCGTCGCGCACGCAGGCCATCT of Stappia sp. ES.058 contains these proteins:
- the rpsL gene encoding 30S ribosomal protein S12; protein product: MPTINQLVRQNRKPTVKKSKTPSLAGNPQKRAVCTRVYTTTPRKPNSALRKVARVRMTNGNEVTAYIPGEGHNLQEHSVVLVRGGGPNDLPGVRYRVIRGVLDTQGVKDRKKRRSLYGSKRPK